Proteins encoded by one window of Vitis vinifera cultivar Pinot Noir 40024 chromosome 10, ASM3070453v1:
- the LOC100254929 gene encoding FAD synthetase 1, chloroplastic isoform X1, with amino-acid sequence MAATVGGIVALGKFDALHIGHRELAIQASRVGAPFLLSFVGMAEVLGWEPRAPIVAKCDRKRVLSSWAPLCGNVTPLEFLIEFSSVRHLTPRQFVEKLYKELGVRGVVAGENYRFGYKAAGDSSELVRLCEEFGMGAYIIKPVMDNNQDSRNTASSNSKERGQVSSTRVRHALSIGDMKYVSELLGRQHRLILTAQYQEAFTSSKHKVSAPKSCLLNLPPKEGLYENCSLLIDDENPVSCRVVIDTTHIHLEFDEVGPYKHLTSQGPWQLGVEFGV; translated from the exons ATGGCGGCAACGG TAGGAGGTATTGTGGCATTAGGAAAGTTTGATGCCTTACACATCGGTCATCGCGAACTTGCAATTCAAGCATCAAGGGTTGGTGCTCCATTTCTATTGTCATTTGTTGGAATGGCTGAAGTTCTTGGTTGGGAACCTAG gGCCCCAATTGTTGCCAAATGTGACAGAAAGAGGGTTCTTTCCTCTTGGGCTCCACTTTGTGGCAATGTGACCCCACTAGAGTTCCTGATTGAATTTTCAAGTGTTCGACATCTCACTCCCCGACAATTTGTTGAGAAGTTATATAAGGAACTTGGAGTACGTGGAGTTGTGGCAG GTGAGAACTACAGATTTGGATATAAAGCTGCTGGTGATTCATCAGAGCTAGTGAGGCTCTGTGAGGAGTTTGGTATGGGGGCTTACATTATAAAACCGGTCATGGACAATAACCAAGATTCCAGAAATACAGCCTCAAGTAATTCAAAGGAGAGAGGACAGGTCTCATCCACACGTGTTCGCCATGCTCTTTCCATTGGTGACATGAAATATGTCTCAGAGCTTTTGGGCCGCCAACATCGTCTTATATTGACAGCACAATACCAGGAAGCATTTACCAGCAGTAAACACAAAGTGTCAGCTCCAAAGTCATGCTTGTTAAATCTACCACCAAAGGAGGGTTTGTATGAAAACTGTTCTCTTTTGATTGATGACGAGAACCCAGTGTCATGCAGAGTAGTCATTGATACGACACATATTCATTTGGAATTTGATGAGGTAGGTCCTTATAAGCACCTTACATCTCAAGGCCCCTGGCAGTTGGGTGTTGAATTTGGAGTTTGA
- the LOC100254929 gene encoding FAD synthetase 1, chloroplastic isoform X2, giving the protein MAATGGIVALGKFDALHIGHRELAIQASRVGAPFLLSFVGMAEVLGWEPRAPIVAKCDRKRVLSSWAPLCGNVTPLEFLIEFSSVRHLTPRQFVEKLYKELGVRGVVAGENYRFGYKAAGDSSELVRLCEEFGMGAYIIKPVMDNNQDSRNTASSNSKERGQVSSTRVRHALSIGDMKYVSELLGRQHRLILTAQYQEAFTSSKHKVSAPKSCLLNLPPKEGLYENCSLLIDDENPVSCRVVIDTTHIHLEFDEVGPYKHLTSQGPWQLGVEFGV; this is encoded by the exons ATGGCGGCAACGG GAGGTATTGTGGCATTAGGAAAGTTTGATGCCTTACACATCGGTCATCGCGAACTTGCAATTCAAGCATCAAGGGTTGGTGCTCCATTTCTATTGTCATTTGTTGGAATGGCTGAAGTTCTTGGTTGGGAACCTAG gGCCCCAATTGTTGCCAAATGTGACAGAAAGAGGGTTCTTTCCTCTTGGGCTCCACTTTGTGGCAATGTGACCCCACTAGAGTTCCTGATTGAATTTTCAAGTGTTCGACATCTCACTCCCCGACAATTTGTTGAGAAGTTATATAAGGAACTTGGAGTACGTGGAGTTGTGGCAG GTGAGAACTACAGATTTGGATATAAAGCTGCTGGTGATTCATCAGAGCTAGTGAGGCTCTGTGAGGAGTTTGGTATGGGGGCTTACATTATAAAACCGGTCATGGACAATAACCAAGATTCCAGAAATACAGCCTCAAGTAATTCAAAGGAGAGAGGACAGGTCTCATCCACACGTGTTCGCCATGCTCTTTCCATTGGTGACATGAAATATGTCTCAGAGCTTTTGGGCCGCCAACATCGTCTTATATTGACAGCACAATACCAGGAAGCATTTACCAGCAGTAAACACAAAGTGTCAGCTCCAAAGTCATGCTTGTTAAATCTACCACCAAAGGAGGGTTTGTATGAAAACTGTTCTCTTTTGATTGATGACGAGAACCCAGTGTCATGCAGAGTAGTCATTGATACGACACATATTCATTTGGAATTTGATGAGGTAGGTCCTTATAAGCACCTTACATCTCAAGGCCCCTGGCAGTTGGGTGTTGAATTTGGAGTTTGA
- the LOC100254929 gene encoding FAD synthetase 1, chloroplastic isoform X3, which produces MAATVGGIVALGKFDALHIGHRELAIQASRVGAPFLLSFVGMAEVLGWEPRKRVLSSWAPLCGNVTPLEFLIEFSSVRHLTPRQFVEKLYKELGVRGVVAGENYRFGYKAAGDSSELVRLCEEFGMGAYIIKPVMDNNQDSRNTASSNSKERGQVSSTRVRHALSIGDMKYVSELLGRQHRLILTAQYQEAFTSSKHKVSAPKSCLLNLPPKEGLYENCSLLIDDENPVSCRVVIDTTHIHLEFDEVGPYKHLTSQGPWQLGVEFGV; this is translated from the exons ATGGCGGCAACGG TAGGAGGTATTGTGGCATTAGGAAAGTTTGATGCCTTACACATCGGTCATCGCGAACTTGCAATTCAAGCATCAAGGGTTGGTGCTCCATTTCTATTGTCATTTGTTGGAATGGCTGAAGTTCTTGGTTGGGAACCTAG AAAGAGGGTTCTTTCCTCTTGGGCTCCACTTTGTGGCAATGTGACCCCACTAGAGTTCCTGATTGAATTTTCAAGTGTTCGACATCTCACTCCCCGACAATTTGTTGAGAAGTTATATAAGGAACTTGGAGTACGTGGAGTTGTGGCAG GTGAGAACTACAGATTTGGATATAAAGCTGCTGGTGATTCATCAGAGCTAGTGAGGCTCTGTGAGGAGTTTGGTATGGGGGCTTACATTATAAAACCGGTCATGGACAATAACCAAGATTCCAGAAATACAGCCTCAAGTAATTCAAAGGAGAGAGGACAGGTCTCATCCACACGTGTTCGCCATGCTCTTTCCATTGGTGACATGAAATATGTCTCAGAGCTTTTGGGCCGCCAACATCGTCTTATATTGACAGCACAATACCAGGAAGCATTTACCAGCAGTAAACACAAAGTGTCAGCTCCAAAGTCATGCTTGTTAAATCTACCACCAAAGGAGGGTTTGTATGAAAACTGTTCTCTTTTGATTGATGACGAGAACCCAGTGTCATGCAGAGTAGTCATTGATACGACACATATTCATTTGGAATTTGATGAGGTAGGTCCTTATAAGCACCTTACATCTCAAGGCCCCTGGCAGTTGGGTGTTGAATTTGGAGTTTGA
- the LOC100263565 gene encoding uncharacterized protein LOC100263565, whose product MGSMSGILQRPLIAATAVAVASVSSDLSDKLQPLKSSETSSTLKPICDSPAQESKSSWVSHISLSKLSNFSFVSRVRVPVPHINYYPVPNSPSGFAPNLLSSSVVSSPTLINLYQSAELAKAPKPTTFKHSIPALASDVLYRWHLPDPNACDVLEDSDCSSVKSRTVVVLLGWLGARQKHLKRYAELYTSMGFHAITFTFPMAEVLSYKVGGKAEQNVDLLVNHLAEWLEEEHGKNLVFHTFSNTGWLIYGAILEKFQKQDPSLMGRIKGCIVDSAPVAAPDPQVWASGFSAAFLKTRSVATKGTIRYDESGMEEFVDRKAVAEPKPAITEAALLVVLEKFFQVVLNLPSVNRRLSDVLGQLSLGQPNCPQLYIYSSADRVIPAGSVETFIEEQRKAGREVRACNFISTPHVDHFRNDPKLYTSQLTQFLDDYVLNCCKCSS is encoded by the exons ATGGGTTCCATGTCCGGAATCCTTCAACGCCCTCTTATTGCCGCCACTGCCGTTGCTGTAGCTTCTGTCTCCTCTGATCTATCCGACAAATTGCAGCCTCTAAAGTCATCTGAAACTAGTTCTACCTTGAAACCGATTTGTGATAGTCCGGCACAAGAATCAAAGTCATCATGGGTGTCTCACATATCTCTCTCCAAGCTTTCAAATTTCTCCTTTGTTTCAAGGGTTAGGGTGCCTGTACCTCATATTAATTATTATCCAGTTCCTAATTCGCCTTCCGGTTTTGCTCCAAATTTGTTATCTTCTTCAGTTGTTTCTTCCCCAACTCTGATCAATTTATATCAGTCTGCAGAGTTGGCCAAAGCCCCAAAGCCAACTACATTTAAACATAGTATACCTGCCTTGGCCTCTGATGTTTTGTATAGATGGCATTTACCCGACCCTAATGCTTGTGATGTTTTGGAGGATTCTGATTGTTCATCGGTGAAGTCTAGGACAGTGGTAGTTTTGCTTGGATGGTTGGGAGCGAGGCAGAAACATTTGAAAAGATATGCAGAGTTGTATACATCAATGGGGTTTCATGCTATTACTTTTACTTTTCCCATGGCTGAGGTTCTTAGTTACAAGGTTGGCGGAAAAGCCGAGCAGAATGTAGACTTGCTTGTAAACCATCTGGCTGAATGGCTAGAAGAGGAGCATGGGAAGAACTTGGTTTTTCACACTTTTAGCAACACCGGATGGTTAAT ATATGGAGCCATTCTGGAGAAGTTTCAGAAGCAGGATCCATCTTTAATGGGAAGAATTAAGGGTTGCATTGTGGATTCTGCTCCTGTTGCAGCCCCCGACCCACAG gtCTGGGCCTCTGGATTCTCTGCTGCATTTCTGAAAACACGTAGTGTTGCTACAAAAGGAACTATTAGATATGATGAATCAGGCATGGAGGAATTTGTTGACAGGAAAGCTGTTGCAGAACCCAAACCTGCGATAACCGAAGCTGCATTGCTAGTAGTTCTAGAGAAGTTCTTTCAGGTGGTTTTGAATCTTCCTTCAGTTAACAG GAGGCTCTCTGATGTGCTGGGGCAACTGTCATTGGGACAACCCAACTGTCCACAGCTATACATATACAGCTCTGCAGACAGAGTCATCCCTGCAGGGTCCGTGGAAACGTTCATAGAAGAGCAGCGGAAGGCTGGGCGTGAGGTCAGGGCATGCAACTTCATCTCAACACCCCATGTGGATCATTTCCGAAATGACCCTAAACTCTATACTTCCCAGCTCACCCAGTTTCTGGATGACTATGTGCTCAACTGTTGCAAGTGTTCTTCCTAA
- the LOC100241300 gene encoding uncharacterized protein LOC100241300, with translation MAGVEEASGVCINEALTDDELRAVLAKLQSDKDKEVFGLVCKRWLHLQSTERKKLCARAGPLMLRKMAARFSRLVELDLSQSISRSFYPGVTDSDLKVIADGFGCLRVLGLQHCRGITDVGLMAIGRNLSHLQSLDVSYCRKLTDKGLSAIAESCCDLRSLHLAGCRSVNDKVLEALSKNCHNLEELGLQGCTYITDSGLTFLVKGCQRMKFLDINKCSNISDIGVCSVSISCSCSLKTLKLLDCYKVGDESVLSLAQFCKNLETLIIGGCRDISDESVKSLAIAACSHSLKNLRMDWCLNISDLSLNCIFCNCRNLEALDIGCCEEVTDAAFQGLNKGGSKLGLKVLKVSNCPKITVAGIGLLLDSCNSLEYLDVRSCPHVTEAGCDQAGLQFPECCKVNFLGSLSEPDVLV, from the exons ATGGCGGGGGTGGAGGAGGCATCTGGGGTTTGCATCAACGAGGCGCTGACGGACGACGAGCTCCGGGCGGTTCTGGCGAAATTGCAGAGCGACAAGGACAAGGAGGTCTTCGGGTTGGTTTGCAAGAGATGGCTACATTTGCAGAGCACCGAGAGGAAGAAGCTGTGCGCCAGGGCGGGGCCTCTCATGCTTCGCAAGATGGCTGCGAGGTTCTCGCGGTTGGTTGAGCTGGACCTGTCGCAGTCCATTTCCCGATCCTTTTACCCCGGCGTCACGGACTCCGATCTCAAGGTTATTGCAGATGGGTTCGGTTGTTTGCGCGTGCTTGGCTTGCAGCATTGCAGAG GTATTACTGATGTTGGACTCATGGCAATTGGACGTAATCTTTCTCATCTACAGTCTCTAGATGTATCCTATTGCAGAAAGCTAACAGACAAGGGGTTGTCAGCAATTGCTGAGAGCTGTTGTGACCTAAGAAGCCTGCATCTTGCTGGCTGCAGGTCTGTTAATGACAAAGTATTAGAAGCTCTTTCCAAGAACTGTCACAATCTGGAAGAGTTGGGCCTGCAAGGATGCACCTACATAACTGACTCAGGGCTTACATTTCTTGTTAAGGGATGTCAACGGATGAAGTTCTTAGACATCAATAAATGCAGCAATATTAGCGATATTGGGGTTTGCAGTGTTTCAATATCTTGTTCGTGTTCTCTCAAGACACTAAAGTTATTAGATTGCTACAAAGTTGGGGATGAATCGGTATTGTCCTTGGCCCAATTCTGTAAAAATCTGGAGACTCTCATCATTGGTGGTTGCCGGGACATTTCTGATGAGTCAGTAAAATCATTGGCCATTGCTGCTTGTAGTCACAGCCTGAAGAACCTGCGAATGGACTGGTGTTTAAATATATCTGACCTGTCATTGAATTGTATCTTCTGTAATTGTAGGAATCTAGAGGCTCTTGATATTGGATGCTGTGAGGAGGTGACAGATGCTGCTTTTCAGGGACTAAACAAAGGTGGAAGTAAGTTGGGATTGAAAGTTTTGAAGGTCAGCAACTGTCCGAAAATAACAGTGGCAGGGATAGGCTTGCTtttggactcatgcaactctcTAGAATACCTTGATGTGAGGTCATGCCCGCATGTTACAGAGGCAGGTTGTGATCAAGCTGGATTACAGTTTCCTGAATGTTGTAAAGTGAATTTTTTGGGTAGTTTATCAGAGCCAGATGTCCTAGTTTGA
- the LOC100246424 gene encoding GEM-like protein 4, with translation MKNQHPEHVIGIPVSSSAYPVEGSGKGYFLEPPTRHQTPSPPDQGDSVTDRMNKLGKKADSFVNGVREHVRLAPNISETVKGKLSLGARILQVGGVEKIFKRLFRVREGEKLLKASQCYLSTTAGPIAGLLFISTDKIAFCSERAIKFSSANGELVRIHYKVLIPLRKIKIANQSENTKKPSQKYIEIVTTDNFEFWFMGFLNYQKAFKYLQQALSQA, from the exons ATGAAGAACCAACACCCAGAACATGTCATCGGTATCCCGGTCAGCTCATCAGCATACCCGGTTGAGGGTTCAGGAAAAGGATATTTCCTTGAACCTCCTACACGACACCAGACTCCCTCTCCTCCCG ATCAAGGAGATTCAGTGACTGATAGGATGAACAAGCTTGGGAAGAAGGCTGACAGTTTTGTAAATGGAGTTCGAGAACATG TGAGATTAGCACCAAACATCTCTGAAACTGTGAAGGGAAAGTTGAGCTTAGGGGCTAGAATTCTTCAAGTAGGCGGGGTGGAGAAAATTTTCAAGCGACTTTTTCGGGTTAGAGAAGGAGAAAAGCTGTTGAAGGCTTCCCAATGCTACTTATCAACAACAGCAGGTCCCATAGCAGGCCTGCTCTTCATCTCCACGGACAAGATTGCCTTCTGCAGTGAGAGAGCAATCAAATTCTCTTCTGCAAATGGGGAATTGGTTAGAATTCACTATAAG GTCCTGATTCCACTAAGAAAGATAAAGATAGCCAACCAGAGTGAGAACACGAAAAAACCATCACAGAAGTACATAGAAATAGTCACTACAGATAATTTTGAGTTCTGGTTCATGGGATTCTTGAACTATCAGAAAGCATTCAAGTATCTTCAACAGGCACTCTCTCAAGCTTAA
- the LOC100242940 gene encoding GEM-like protein 4 produces the protein MKNQLARQINGIPVSCQNQNPSSSNTSLALTHSKVDRKKNMMIRYEKKADNFVHGIREHVRLGPKISETVKGKLSLGARILQLGGVKRVFKQIFGVGEGEKLLKASQCYLSTTAGPTAGLLFISTQRVAFCSERPIKFSSNGELVRFHYKVSILLRKVKRVDPSENVKNPSQKYMKIVTVDNFDFWFMGFLNYQKSFNCLQQALSQS, from the exons ATGAAGAACCAGCTTGCACGACAGATCAATGGTATCCCAGTTAGCTGCCAAAATCAGAATCCCTCTTCTTCAAATACATCTCTGGCATTAACTCATA GTAAGGTGGACAGAAAGAAGAATATGATGATCAGATATGAGAAAAAGGCCGATAATTTTGTACATGGAATCAGAGAACATG TGAGATTAGGACCTAAGATCTCTGAAACAGTGAAGGGGAAGTTGAGCTTGGGGGCCAGAATTCTTCAACTAGGGGGAGTGAAGAGAGTTTTCAAGCAAATTTTTGGTGTTGGAGAAGGAGAGAAGCTATTGAAGGCTTCTCAATGCTATTTATCAACAACAGCAGGCCCTACAGCTGGCCTCCTCTTTATCTCTACTCAAAGGGTTGCCTTCTGCAGTGAGAGACCAATCAAATTCTCTTCAAATGGTGAATTGGTTAGATTCCATTACAAG GTCTCAATCCTACTGAGAAAGGTAAAGAGAGTAGACCCAAGTGAGAATGTGAAAAACCCATCTCAGAAGTACATGAAAATAGTCACTGTGGATAATTTTGACTTCTGGTTTATGGGGTTCTTGAATTACCAGAAATCTTTCAACTGTCTCCAACAGGCACTGTCTCAATCTTGA